The DNA window AGGTTAGTCCTGCTGCACCGAGTGCACCACCGCCAATGATAACACCGGCATTCTTAAGAAAACTCCTTCTGTTTACATTACTGATTTCTTCCGTCATATCAAGCTCTCCTGATTTTGAGTTAATAAAGCGCCCATATACTTTAACCGGTATTTTACCGGGATTTCAGCTCATTAACACATCAATAATATACTGAAGTTTTGACTTTTCAAACCCTGCTAAAATGACCTTAGAGGGTTTTTCAATAGTGACATTAAGAGGCTCTTTTCCAGGATTCATAATCACCAGGGCTTCTCCCAAAATGGGTTTCATGATTTCTGTTCTGTATTCAATCTGTATGATATTATCCCTGTTATTGAGATCCTGTTCTGTATGAAACTCTATTATAAAGTCAGGACTTTTTATCTTTCGTTCATGTACCTCTGCGTAAACAGGGATATTTTCAAGGGTCTTGAGAACAGAAAGAAACATAACCCTGCTTTCAAGCGCATAGGATGTGTCACCTGTACGGTCTCTCATCATCTTTTGAGGGATTTCATGCAGGGGGTAATAGCCACTTATCTCCTTTGCAAGCGGCATTTTTAAAGCCACGTAGCTTTCCATTTTTTTTGAATGGATGATAAACTCGGGTATCCTTTTTGTGGAATGGCTGAACTGCCTGCCAAAGGCAATTTCTCTGAGTTCACCGGCAAATGGTTCAAAGTTGTCATCAAGTTCAACAGAAAATGCCTTATCCGGTTCAAGCAGAAGGATAACAGTAAATGCTGCCCATGCCTCATACCCGAGCCTGTACATTGCCTCGGTTACATATATGAGATCGTTTACAGCAATCTTTTCAAATTCTTCAATTGTCATTTTATCCTGAATCATCTCATACAAACGGTTATACAGGGCGCGTACCATGCCTTTTTCAGGATTGTGCAGGAAACTCATGAGATCAACCGGGAGATCAATGCGATCTATCTTAAGGGCTGAAACAATTTCTTTTTCAGCCATAACATAATTGTCTCGAAGTAAATTCAGGTCAAGTGGCAGTGAGGTGATAAAATCCCTTACAAATGAATGACGAATATCATCAAAATATTCATAGAACCGCTTGCGAAGATGCTCCGGTATGGAGACTTCATGTGTATTAATAAAAATCTCCGGGTTTGACGCGATATAATCCCGCAGGATTTCCAGTTTAGTCTTCCATTCAGCCTTTACACTCATTTATATCTCCCCCTTTTTTTTCCGGCACTCCAGTACAAAAGCCCGGTCCTTACCTCTGAAGGCCATTGTATTTTACCATCCAGCTCCCTGAGACGGGCTTTTAATAATGCATGCAAATAGTGATCATGTTCAGAATCTTTATCAAGACCGAATCTTAACCTTATGCGGTCAATGGCCTCATCAAAATTGTTATTTGTCCATCCGGGCCACATGCCCTTTTGTTCCATAAGCACATTGGGGAACAGGCCCATCTGCAACATCGCATTATAGGCCACCTGGAAGTTGGGGCTGTCATAGGGGTGACCCCAGATTCTGTTTGCCGCCATTGCCATAAGACCATT is part of the Desulfatiglans sp. genome and encodes:
- a CDS encoding twin-arginine translocation signal domain-containing protein — protein: MTEEISNVNRRSFLKNAGVIIGGGALGAAGLT